One stretch of Vulpes lagopus strain Blue_001 chromosome X, ASM1834538v1, whole genome shotgun sequence DNA includes these proteins:
- the ATP6AP2 gene encoding renin receptor isoform X1 encodes MAALVVLLSLLAAGVLGSEFSILRSPGSVVFRDGNWPIPGDRIPDVAALSMGFSVKEDLSWPGLAVGDLFHRPRATIMVMVKGVDKLALPPGSVISYPLENAVPFSLDSVANSIHSLFSEETPVVLQLAPSEERVYMVGKANSVFEDLSVTLRQLRNRLFQENSVLNSLPLNSLSRNSEVDLLFLSELQVLHDISSLLSRHKHLAKDHSPDLYSLELAGLDEIGKHYGEDSEQFRDASKILVDALQKFADDMFNLYGGNAVVELVTVRSFDTSLVRKTRTILEAKQAKNPSSPYNLAYKYNLEYPVVFNMVLWIMIALALAVIITSYNIWNMDPGYDSIIYRMTNQKIRMD; translated from the exons ATGGCTGCGCTCGTGGTGCTCCTGTCCTTGTTGGCGGCGG GTGTTTTGGGGAGCGAGTTCAGTATATTAAGATCACCAGGGTCTGTTGTTTTCCGAGATGGAAATTGGCCTATACCAGGAGACCGAATCCCAGATGTGGCTGCATTGTCCATGGGCTTCTCTGTTAAAGAA GACCTTTCTTGGCCAGGACTTGCAGTGGGTGACCTATTCCATCGTCCTCGGGCTACCATTATGGTGATGGTGAAGGGAGTGGACAAACTCGCTCTACCCCCAGGCAGTGTCATTTCATACCCTTTGGAGAAC GCAGTTCCTTTTAGTCTTGACAGTGTTGCAAATTCCATTCACTCCCTATTTTCTGAAGAAACTCCTGTAGTTTTGCAGTTGGCTCCCAGTGAGGAG AGAGTGTATATGGTGGGGAAGGCAAACTCGGTTTTTGAAGATCTCTCTGTAACATTACGACAGCTCCGCAACCGCCTGTTTCAAGAAAACTCTGTTCTCAACTCACTTCCCCTCAATTCTCTGAGTAGGAACAGTGAA GTTGAtctgctctttctttctgaatTGCAAGTGCTACATGATATTTCAAGTTTG TTGTCTCGACATAAGCATCTGGCCAAGGATCATTCTCCTGATTTATATTCGCTGGAGCTGGCAGGTTTGGATGAAATTGGGAAACATTATGGGGAAGATTCTGAACAATTCAGAGACGCTTCCAAAATTCTTGTTGATGCTCTGCAGAAG tttgcagatgacatgttcAACCTTTATGGCGGGAATGCAGTGGTGGAGTTAGTGACTGTCCGGTCGTTTGACACATCTCTTGTCAGGAAGACAAGGACTATTCTTGAGGCAAAACAAGCG AAGAACCCATCAAGCCCCTATAACCTTGCATATAAGTATAACCTTGAGTATCCGGTGGTTTTCAACATGGTACTTTGGATAATGATCGCCTTGGCCTTGGCTGTAATTATCACCTCTTACAATATCTGGAACATGGATCCTGGATATGACAGCATTATATATAGGATGACAAACCAGAAGATTCGAATGGATTGA
- the ATP6AP2 gene encoding renin receptor isoform X2, translating to MLIIHLLICFLPGVLGSEFSILRSPGSVVFRDGNWPIPGDRIPDVAALSMGFSVKEDLSWPGLAVGDLFHRPRATIMVMVKGVDKLALPPGSVISYPLENAVPFSLDSVANSIHSLFSEETPVVLQLAPSEERVYMVGKANSVFEDLSVTLRQLRNRLFQENSVLNSLPLNSLSRNSEVDLLFLSELQVLHDISSLLSRHKHLAKDHSPDLYSLELAGLDEIGKHYGEDSEQFRDASKILVDALQKFADDMFNLYGGNAVVELVTVRSFDTSLVRKTRTILEAKQAKNPSSPYNLAYKYNLEYPVVFNMVLWIMIALALAVIITSYNIWNMDPGYDSIIYRMTNQKIRMD from the exons ATGTTGATCATTCACTTATTAATCTGTTTTCTTCCAGGTGTTTTGGGGAGCGAGTTCAGTATATTAAGATCACCAGGGTCTGTTGTTTTCCGAGATGGAAATTGGCCTATACCAGGAGACCGAATCCCAGATGTGGCTGCATTGTCCATGGGCTTCTCTGTTAAAGAA GACCTTTCTTGGCCAGGACTTGCAGTGGGTGACCTATTCCATCGTCCTCGGGCTACCATTATGGTGATGGTGAAGGGAGTGGACAAACTCGCTCTACCCCCAGGCAGTGTCATTTCATACCCTTTGGAGAAC GCAGTTCCTTTTAGTCTTGACAGTGTTGCAAATTCCATTCACTCCCTATTTTCTGAAGAAACTCCTGTAGTTTTGCAGTTGGCTCCCAGTGAGGAG AGAGTGTATATGGTGGGGAAGGCAAACTCGGTTTTTGAAGATCTCTCTGTAACATTACGACAGCTCCGCAACCGCCTGTTTCAAGAAAACTCTGTTCTCAACTCACTTCCCCTCAATTCTCTGAGTAGGAACAGTGAA GTTGAtctgctctttctttctgaatTGCAAGTGCTACATGATATTTCAAGTTTG TTGTCTCGACATAAGCATCTGGCCAAGGATCATTCTCCTGATTTATATTCGCTGGAGCTGGCAGGTTTGGATGAAATTGGGAAACATTATGGGGAAGATTCTGAACAATTCAGAGACGCTTCCAAAATTCTTGTTGATGCTCTGCAGAAG tttgcagatgacatgttcAACCTTTATGGCGGGAATGCAGTGGTGGAGTTAGTGACTGTCCGGTCGTTTGACACATCTCTTGTCAGGAAGACAAGGACTATTCTTGAGGCAAAACAAGCG AAGAACCCATCAAGCCCCTATAACCTTGCATATAAGTATAACCTTGAGTATCCGGTGGTTTTCAACATGGTACTTTGGATAATGATCGCCTTGGCCTTGGCTGTAATTATCACCTCTTACAATATCTGGAACATGGATCCTGGATATGACAGCATTATATATAGGATGACAAACCAGAAGATTCGAATGGATTGA